From the Chitinolyticbacter meiyuanensis genome, one window contains:
- a CDS encoding DUF485 domain-containing protein, with translation MDETLIRRIEDNPKFAELVRKKTRFGWLLSIVMLAIYYGFILIIAFSPATFGTPIAAGSVTTIGIPAGIFVIVSAFVITGIYVRRANREFDQLNAELVREVRA, from the coding sequence ATGGATGAAACCCTGATCCGCCGAATCGAGGACAACCCCAAGTTCGCCGAACTCGTGCGTAAGAAGACCCGCTTCGGCTGGTTGCTGTCGATCGTGATGCTGGCCATCTACTACGGCTTCATCCTCATCATCGCATTCTCGCCGGCCACCTTCGGCACGCCGATCGCGGCGGGCAGCGTGACCACCATCGGCATCCCCGCCGGCATCTTCGTGATCGTGTCGGCCTTCGTCATCACCGGCATCTACGTACGCCGCGCCAACCGCGAGTTCGACCAGCTCAATGCCGAACTGGTGCGGGAGGTGCGCGCATGA
- a CDS encoding cation acetate symporter, which yields MNRRHRNLAVALAAQALALPAWAADAISGEVHQRSLNWHAIVMFFVFVAFTLGITWWASRRTRSAKDFYAAGGGISGFQNGLAIAGDYMSAASFLGISALVMTSGFDGLIYSIGFLVGWPIITFLVAERLRNLGKFTFADVASYRLAQTPVRTFAAVGTLVVVALYLIAQMVGAGKLIQLLFGMSYSSAVVLVGVLMVLYVTFGGMLATTWVQIIKAIMLLAGATFMAVMVLAATGFSFESLFQTAVAGHPKAQAIMSPGGLVSNPIDAISLGVGLMFGTAGLPHILMRFFTVKDAKEARKSVFVATGFIGYFYILTFIIGFGAIMLVLGKPEFTETIMKDGNPVQQLIGGANMAAVHLAGAVGGDYFLGFISAVAFATILAVVSGLALSGASAVSHDLYANVFARGHADEAKEIRVSKIATVVLGLVAIVLGIAFENQNVAFMVGLAFAIAASANFPVLFLSMFWKGLTTRGAVIGGLIGLVSAVVMIVLGPAVWVKTLGHAAAIFPYENPAIFSMPLAFISIWLVSVLDTSAQAAREKALFLPQFIRAMTGIGAEGASQH from the coding sequence ATGAACCGCCGCCACCGCAACCTCGCCGTCGCGCTCGCCGCACAGGCCCTTGCCCTGCCCGCCTGGGCCGCCGATGCCATCAGTGGCGAAGTACACCAGCGCAGCCTGAACTGGCACGCCATCGTGATGTTCTTCGTCTTTGTCGCCTTCACACTGGGCATCACCTGGTGGGCGTCGCGGCGCACCCGCTCGGCCAAGGATTTCTACGCGGCGGGCGGCGGCATCAGCGGCTTCCAGAACGGCCTCGCGATCGCTGGCGACTACATGTCGGCGGCGTCCTTTCTGGGTATCTCGGCGCTGGTGATGACGAGCGGCTTCGATGGCCTGATCTACTCGATCGGCTTCCTGGTCGGCTGGCCCATCATCACCTTCCTGGTAGCCGAGCGGCTGCGCAACCTCGGCAAGTTCACCTTTGCCGATGTCGCCTCGTATCGCTTGGCGCAGACACCAGTGCGCACCTTTGCCGCCGTCGGCACGCTGGTGGTGGTGGCGCTCTACCTGATCGCACAGATGGTCGGTGCCGGCAAGCTGATCCAGCTGCTGTTCGGCATGAGCTACAGCTCGGCGGTAGTTCTCGTCGGCGTGTTGATGGTGCTGTACGTCACCTTCGGCGGCATGCTGGCGACCACCTGGGTGCAGATCATCAAGGCCATCATGCTGCTGGCTGGCGCCACCTTCATGGCGGTGATGGTGCTCGCGGCCACCGGTTTCAGCTTCGAGAGCCTGTTCCAGACCGCCGTGGCCGGTCACCCCAAGGCACAGGCCATCATGAGTCCGGGCGGCCTGGTCTCCAATCCGATCGACGCGATCTCACTGGGCGTGGGCCTGATGTTCGGCACCGCCGGCCTGCCGCACATCCTGATGCGCTTCTTCACGGTGAAGGACGCCAAGGAAGCGCGCAAGAGTGTGTTCGTCGCCACCGGCTTCATCGGTTACTTCTACATCCTGACCTTCATCATCGGTTTCGGCGCCATCATGCTGGTACTCGGCAAGCCCGAATTCACCGAGACCATCATGAAGGACGGTAACCCGGTGCAGCAGCTGATCGGTGGTGCCAACATGGCGGCGGTACACTTGGCTGGAGCCGTCGGTGGCGACTACTTCCTCGGCTTCATCTCGGCCGTGGCCTTCGCCACCATCCTCGCCGTGGTTTCGGGCCTCGCGCTGTCGGGTGCATCGGCGGTGTCGCACGACCTCTACGCCAATGTATTCGCCCGTGGCCATGCCGATGAGGCGAAGGAAATCCGCGTCTCCAAGATCGCCACCGTGGTGCTCGGCCTCGTTGCCATCGTGCTCGGGATCGCGTTCGAGAACCAGAACGTCGCCTTCATGGTCGGCCTCGCGTTCGCCATCGCAGCCTCCGCCAACTTCCCGGTGCTGTTCCTCTCGATGTTCTGGAAGGGGCTGACCACGCGCGGCGCGGTGATCGGCGGCCTGATCGGCCTCGTCAGCGCCGTGGTGATGATCGTGTTGGGGCCGGCCGTATGGGTGAAGACGCTGGGCCACGCCGCTGCGATCTTCCCGTACGAAAATCCGGCCATCTTCTCGATGCCGCTCGCCTTCATCAGCATCTGGCTGGTGTCGGTACTCGATACCAGCGCGCAGGCGGCGCGGGAAAAAGCGCTGTTCCTGCCGCAGTTCATCCGGGCGATGACCGGTATCGGCGCAGAAGGCGCATCACAACACTGA
- a CDS encoding bifunctional diguanylate cyclase/phosphodiesterase has translation MSLLRQLWLLVITATVIAFLGSFIVSLYTARNYLEQQLYAQSTDSAASLALSMTQQPKDEATIELMVTALFDSGHFEVVRYSDTGGKVVAERVNPGETGSVPQWFIDLFPIEVSAGQADVSDGWKQAGRVTVMAHSRFAYQSLWDGAVKLLLWISAAGLLSGLVLHRLFLWVKRPIVQMVGQAEAISERRFVTIPVPRVTELRAVVQAMNTMVERVKTMFAEQAARIDALRSEANRDALTQLPNRSFFMGRLAQALGDEESAPEGALLLLRLRDLMGLNRRLGRERADQFLQSVAGKLGAVLGHEPDALLARLNGADFAVLLPGDDAARAGELAERMQAGLAELRRAELADQHDLAAIGITPYRAGEAIGTVLARTDEALAQAEGSSNGIHAAQLGSALPARSGQDWQQVLRHALDEGAFRLASYPVLRRDGELWHRELMLRLQQADGQLLTAGTFMPMASRLGMTSALDLETVRLACAELAHSQADVAVNLSAVSIADVQFVDKLLELLRSQKAHTGRLWLEVNEFGFRDEMLALAEFARRLRPLGCKVGIEHFGRHFGSIPQLFELQLDYLKIDSSFVQGIEAHAGNQQLIKAIVGVADGNGLLTIAEGVQTNAEWDMLAKLGVQGMTGPVTTNRAST, from the coding sequence ATGTCATTGCTCCGACAACTCTGGCTGCTGGTGATCACCGCCACCGTGATCGCCTTCCTTGGCAGCTTCATTGTCAGCCTCTATACGGCACGCAACTACCTGGAACAGCAGCTGTACGCGCAAAGCACCGACAGCGCAGCCAGCTTGGCGCTGTCGATGACGCAGCAGCCCAAGGACGAGGCCACCATTGAGCTGATGGTCACTGCGCTGTTCGACAGCGGCCACTTCGAGGTGGTGCGCTACAGCGATACTGGCGGCAAGGTCGTCGCCGAGCGCGTCAATCCCGGGGAGACTGGCAGCGTGCCGCAATGGTTCATCGACCTGTTCCCGATCGAGGTCAGTGCCGGGCAGGCCGATGTCAGCGATGGCTGGAAGCAGGCAGGCCGCGTCACCGTGATGGCGCACTCGCGCTTCGCCTACCAGTCGTTGTGGGATGGCGCAGTCAAGCTGCTGCTGTGGATCAGCGCCGCCGGCCTACTGTCAGGGCTGGTGCTGCACCGGTTGTTCCTGTGGGTGAAGCGCCCGATCGTGCAGATGGTGGGCCAGGCCGAAGCGATCAGCGAGCGTCGTTTCGTCACCATCCCCGTACCGCGGGTGACCGAGCTGCGCGCCGTGGTGCAGGCGATGAACACCATGGTCGAGCGGGTGAAGACCATGTTCGCCGAACAGGCAGCACGCATCGACGCACTGCGCAGCGAAGCCAACCGCGATGCGCTCACCCAGCTACCCAACCGCAGTTTCTTCATGGGGCGACTGGCACAGGCGCTGGGCGACGAGGAATCGGCCCCGGAAGGCGCCCTGCTGCTGCTGCGGTTGCGCGATCTGATGGGACTCAACCGCCGGCTCGGCCGCGAACGGGCCGACCAGTTCCTGCAATCGGTGGCCGGCAAGCTTGGTGCCGTGCTCGGCCATGAGCCCGATGCGCTGCTGGCCCGGCTGAACGGCGCCGACTTCGCCGTGCTGCTCCCGGGCGACGATGCGGCGCGCGCCGGCGAACTGGCCGAGCGCATGCAGGCGGGCCTCGCCGAGCTGCGACGCGCCGAGCTCGCCGACCAGCACGACCTCGCCGCCATCGGCATCACCCCATACCGCGCCGGCGAGGCCATCGGCACCGTGCTGGCGCGCACCGATGAAGCGCTGGCCCAGGCTGAAGGCAGCAGCAACGGCATCCACGCGGCGCAACTGGGCAGTGCCCTGCCCGCCCGTTCCGGCCAGGATTGGCAGCAGGTACTGCGCCACGCACTCGACGAAGGCGCGTTCCGGCTCGCCAGCTACCCGGTCCTGCGCCGCGATGGTGAGCTTTGGCATCGCGAACTGATGCTGCGGCTGCAGCAAGCAGATGGCCAGCTGCTGACCGCCGGCACCTTCATGCCCATGGCCAGCCGGCTGGGCATGACCAGCGCGCTGGATCTGGAAACCGTGCGCCTCGCCTGCGCCGAACTGGCGCACAGCCAGGCCGATGTGGCGGTCAACCTGTCCGCCGTCTCGATTGCCGATGTGCAGTTCGTCGACAAACTGCTGGAGCTGCTGCGCAGCCAGAAGGCGCATACCGGCAGGCTGTGGCTGGAAGTGAACGAATTCGGTTTCCGCGACGAAATGCTGGCGCTCGCCGAGTTCGCCCGCCGGCTGCGTCCGTTGGGCTGCAAGGTGGGCATCGAGCACTTCGGCCGCCATTTCGGCAGCATTCCGCAGCTGTTCGAACTGCAGCTCGATTACCTGAAGATCGACAGCAGCTTCGTCCAGGGCATCGAGGCGCACGCCGGCAACCAGCAGCTGATCAAGGCCATCGTCGGCGTGGCCGACGGCAACGGCTTGCTTACCATCGCCGAGGGCGTGCAGACCAATGCCGAATGGGACATGCTCGCCAAACTCGGAGTGCAGGGCATGACCGGTCCAGTGACGACCAACCGCGCTTCCACCTGA
- the acs gene encoding acetate--CoA ligase — MSSIDSVLKETRLFPPSDDFRVKANVSGMEGYNALCDKASTDYEGFWADQARELVAWKKPFSKVLNQDNAPYFKWFEDGILNVSYNCIDRHLEARANKVAIIFEADDGSVTKVTYRDLHHRVCQFANGLKSLGVGKGDRVVIYMPHGIEAVVAMQATARIGAIHSVVFGGFSAGALRDRIADAEAKIIITANESVRGGKAVPLKATTDEALGLGGCETVQKVVVFQRTSNKPEHWAEERNIWWHNLVKGQADECEPEWVDAEHPLFILYTSGSTGKPKGIQHSTGGYLLGALVTMKWVFDYKDSDVYWCTADVGWITGHSYVTYGPLAIGATQVVFEGVPTYPDAGRFWSMIEKHSVTTFYTAPTAIRSLIKLGGDLPKKHDLSSLRLLGTVGEPINPEAWMWYHETVGGGRCPIVDTWWQTETGANMIAPLPGAVATKPGSCTLPLPGIIADIVDEAGAPVEPGKGGFLVVKKPWPSMVRTIWNDAERFKKTYFPDDFNGKLYLAGDSAHFDENGYIWIMGRIDDVLNVSGHRLGTMEIESALVANPLVAEAAVVGKPHEIKGEAVVAFVVLKGARPEGEEAKKLAKELREWVAHEIGKIAQPDEIRFGDNLPKTRSGKIMRRLLRVIAKGEEITQDVSTLENPAILEQLRHSAL, encoded by the coding sequence ATGAGCAGCATCGATTCCGTCCTCAAGGAAACCCGCCTTTTCCCGCCGAGCGACGATTTCCGCGTCAAGGCCAATGTCTCGGGCATGGAGGGCTACAACGCCCTGTGCGACAAGGCCAGCACCGATTACGAAGGCTTCTGGGCCGACCAGGCCCGTGAGCTGGTTGCCTGGAAAAAGCCATTCTCCAAGGTCCTGAACCAGGACAACGCACCCTACTTCAAGTGGTTCGAGGATGGCATCCTCAACGTGTCGTACAACTGTATCGACCGCCACCTGGAAGCACGCGCCAACAAGGTCGCCATCATTTTCGAAGCGGACGACGGCTCGGTCACCAAGGTGACCTACCGCGACCTGCACCACCGCGTCTGCCAGTTTGCCAATGGCTTGAAGAGCCTGGGAGTCGGCAAAGGCGACCGCGTGGTCATCTACATGCCGCACGGCATCGAAGCCGTAGTGGCCATGCAGGCCACCGCCCGCATCGGCGCCATCCACTCGGTCGTGTTCGGCGGCTTCTCGGCCGGCGCGCTGCGTGACCGCATCGCCGATGCCGAAGCCAAGATCATCATCACCGCCAACGAATCGGTGCGTGGCGGCAAGGCCGTACCGCTGAAGGCCACCACCGACGAGGCCCTGGGCCTCGGTGGTTGCGAAACGGTGCAGAAGGTCGTGGTGTTCCAGCGCACCAGCAACAAGCCGGAGCACTGGGCCGAAGAGCGCAACATCTGGTGGCACAACCTGGTCAAGGGCCAAGCTGACGAATGCGAGCCGGAATGGGTCGACGCTGAGCACCCGCTGTTCATCCTCTACACCTCCGGCTCGACCGGCAAGCCCAAGGGCATCCAGCACAGCACCGGCGGTTACCTGCTGGGCGCGCTGGTGACCATGAAGTGGGTGTTCGACTACAAGGATTCCGACGTCTACTGGTGCACGGCCGATGTGGGCTGGATCACCGGCCACAGCTACGTCACCTACGGCCCGCTGGCCATCGGCGCGACGCAAGTGGTGTTCGAAGGCGTGCCGACCTATCCGGATGCCGGCCGCTTCTGGTCCATGATCGAGAAGCACAGCGTCACCACCTTCTACACCGCGCCGACCGCCATCCGCTCGCTGATCAAGCTCGGCGGCGACCTGCCGAAGAAGCATGACCTGTCCAGCCTGCGCCTACTGGGCACCGTCGGCGAGCCGATCAACCCCGAAGCCTGGATGTGGTATCACGAGACCGTCGGTGGCGGCCGTTGCCCCATCGTCGATACCTGGTGGCAGACCGAAACCGGCGCCAACATGATCGCGCCGCTGCCGGGTGCCGTCGCCACCAAGCCGGGTTCGTGCACGTTGCCGCTGCCGGGCATCATCGCCGACATCGTCGACGAGGCCGGTGCACCGGTCGAGCCGGGCAAGGGTGGTTTCCTGGTGGTGAAGAAGCCGTGGCCATCCATGGTCCGCACCATCTGGAACGACGCCGAGCGCTTCAAGAAGACCTACTTCCCGGATGATTTCAACGGCAAGCTCTACCTCGCCGGCGATTCGGCCCACTTCGACGAGAATGGCTACATCTGGATCATGGGCCGCATCGACGACGTGCTGAACGTCTCTGGCCACCGCCTGGGCACCATGGAAATCGAATCGGCCCTGGTTGCCAACCCGCTGGTGGCCGAAGCCGCCGTGGTCGGCAAGCCGCACGAGATCAAGGGTGAGGCCGTCGTTGCCTTCGTGGTGCTCAAGGGCGCCCGCCCGGAAGGCGAGGAAGCGAAGAAGCTCGCCAAGGAGCTGCGCGAATGGGTTGCCCACGAGATCGGCAAGATCGCCCAGCCAGACGAGATCCGCTTCGGCGACAACCTGCCCAAGACCCGTTCGGGCAAGATCATGCGCCGCCTGCTGCGCGTGATCGCCAAGGGTGAGGAGATCACCCAGGACGTCTCGACGCTGGAAAACCCGGCCATTCTGGAGCAGCTGCGCCACAGCGCACTGTGA
- a CDS encoding NUDIX domain-containing protein: protein MANDQHLIETRVESERVFDGALLHINRDTVRLPDGGLATREYVLHPGAVMVIPVLDDGRLLMERQFRYPLDRVFIEFPAGKLDPDETPLACGQRELLEETGYTARDWDYLGVLHPIISYTTEEIHLFIARGLTAGEARLDEGEFVETVAMGMDELVDGVRSGRITDAKTVSGLFWLQHRATR from the coding sequence ATGGCCAACGACCAGCACCTGATCGAAACCCGAGTCGAGAGCGAGCGCGTCTTCGACGGCGCTCTATTGCACATCAACCGCGACACCGTCCGCCTGCCCGACGGTGGGCTGGCCACTCGTGAATACGTGCTGCACCCCGGTGCAGTGATGGTGATCCCGGTGCTGGACGACGGGCGCCTGCTGATGGAGCGCCAGTTCCGCTATCCGCTCGATCGGGTATTCATCGAGTTCCCGGCCGGCAAGCTCGATCCGGACGAGACACCGCTTGCCTGCGGCCAGCGCGAGCTGCTGGAAGAAACCGGTTACACCGCGCGGGACTGGGATTACCTCGGCGTGCTGCACCCCATCATCAGCTACACCACCGAGGAGATACACCTGTTCATCGCGCGCGGCCTCACTGCCGGAGAAGCCCGACTGGACGAGGGCGAGTTTGTCGAAACGGTGGCCATGGGCATGGACGAGCTGGTGGACGGCGTGCGGAGCGGCCGCATCACCGATGCCAAGACAGTCTCCGGGCTGTTCTGGCTGCAGCACCGCGCAACACGCTAG
- a CDS encoding MFS transporter, giving the protein MEKQPLTKDEKRVIFASSLGTVFEWYDFYLYGSLAVIIAKHFFAGVNETTAFIFALLAFAAGFAVRPFGAIVFGRLGDMIGRKYTFLITILIMGTSTAIVGLLPGYASIGVAAPVILIILRLLQGLALGGEYGGAATYVAEHAPHGKRGFFTSWIQTTATLGLFLSLLVIWICRNSFGKEAFEDWGWRVPFLVSIVLLIVSVYIRLQLNESPVFKKMKEQGRHSKAPLTEAFLRWPNLKVVLLSLFGGTAGQAVVWYTGQFYALFFLTKTLGVDANRADILIAVSLAIATPFFIFFGSLSDRIGRKRIILAGCLIAALAYFPIFKGLTHFANPALEQAVATAPVVVTADPERCAFQFDPIGKASFKQSCDIIKTALAKKGVPYTNQAAPAGTVATVTVGGTRIESFEGVGLPKEEFTAKSDAFNLALGAALTTGGYPAKADPEQMNTPMVIVLLTILVLFVTMVYGPIAAWLVELFPTRIRYSSMSLPYHIGNGWFGGFLPTVAFAMVAATGNIYYGLWYPIVVALATFVIGVFCVPETKDRDIYADD; this is encoded by the coding sequence ATGGAAAAGCAACCCCTCACCAAGGACGAGAAGCGCGTCATCTTCGCGTCTTCGCTGGGCACGGTGTTCGAGTGGTACGACTTCTACCTGTACGGCTCGCTCGCAGTCATCATCGCCAAGCATTTCTTTGCCGGCGTCAACGAAACCACCGCCTTCATCTTCGCGCTGCTGGCCTTCGCGGCAGGCTTCGCGGTGCGCCCGTTCGGCGCCATCGTGTTCGGCCGCCTCGGTGACATGATCGGCCGCAAGTACACCTTCCTGATCACCATCCTGATCATGGGCACTTCCACCGCCATCGTCGGCCTGTTGCCGGGCTACGCCAGCATCGGCGTGGCGGCGCCGGTGATCCTGATCATCCTGCGGCTGCTGCAGGGCCTGGCGCTCGGTGGCGAGTACGGCGGCGCCGCGACCTATGTCGCCGAGCATGCGCCGCACGGCAAGCGCGGCTTCTTCACCAGCTGGATCCAGACCACGGCGACGCTCGGCTTGTTCCTGTCGCTGCTGGTGATCTGGATCTGCCGCAACAGCTTCGGCAAGGAGGCCTTCGAGGATTGGGGCTGGCGCGTGCCCTTCCTCGTCTCCATCGTGCTGCTGATCGTGTCGGTGTACATCCGGCTGCAGCTGAACGAATCGCCAGTGTTCAAGAAGATGAAGGAGCAAGGCCGCCACTCCAAGGCCCCTTTGACCGAAGCCTTCCTGCGCTGGCCCAACCTCAAGGTAGTGCTGCTGTCGCTGTTCGGCGGCACGGCCGGTCAGGCCGTGGTGTGGTACACCGGCCAGTTCTATGCCCTCTTCTTCCTGACCAAGACGCTAGGCGTCGATGCCAACCGCGCCGACATCCTGATCGCCGTCTCGCTGGCGATTGCCACGCCGTTCTTCATCTTCTTCGGCTCGCTGTCGGACCGGATCGGCCGCAAGCGCATCATCCTGGCCGGCTGCCTGATCGCCGCGCTCGCCTACTTCCCCATCTTCAAGGGGCTCACCCACTTCGCCAATCCGGCCCTGGAACAGGCAGTTGCCACCGCACCTGTGGTGGTCACGGCCGATCCTGAACGCTGCGCCTTCCAGTTCGATCCGATCGGCAAGGCGTCCTTCAAGCAATCGTGCGACATCATCAAGACCGCGCTGGCGAAGAAGGGTGTGCCCTATACCAACCAAGCCGCACCGGCCGGCACCGTCGCCACTGTCACGGTGGGCGGCACTCGCATCGAGAGCTTCGAGGGCGTGGGTTTGCCGAAGGAGGAGTTCACCGCCAAGTCCGATGCGTTCAACCTCGCACTCGGCGCCGCGCTGACCACCGGCGGCTACCCGGCCAAGGCGGATCCGGAGCAGATGAACACGCCGATGGTGATCGTGCTGCTGACCATCCTGGTACTGTTCGTGACCATGGTGTACGGCCCGATCGCGGCCTGGCTGGTGGAGCTCTTTCCCACCCGCATCCGCTACTCGTCGATGTCACTGCCCTACCACATCGGCAACGGCTGGTTCGGCGGCTTCCTGCCGACGGTGGCCTTCGCCATGGTGGCCGCGACCGGCAACATCTACTACGGCCTGTGGTATCCCATCGTCGTGGCACTGGCCACCTTCGTGATCGGCGTGTTCTGCGTGCCGGAAACCAAGGATCGCGATATCTACGCCGACGACTGA
- a CDS encoding TolC family outer membrane protein → MRCRPLLLALSLALAGTAQATTLDQAVEKTILRNPDVKTRWYQFRASSEAQRVAEGGFLPRVDLQAGAGQVWQHDEGSSKDNYYNPSATLSLRQLLFDGFATRDQVRRLGYDKQSAYFELLASSDEFALQAVAAYYDVLRYREQADLARRNLATHQDIYKLIEERTQAGVGRRVDLEQAAGRLALAESNLMTEQANLYDVSARYARLVGEEADELTRPASLDTALPQASELLSLAVKQNPSFQASVAAIRAARAGVGVSKSGYYPTLELQASQGYERNQDGVDGDYRTSRVMLMLNYNLFSGGADRARERQSLEQLNASFEVRDKACRDIRQSTAIAWNDVQRLNRQLTYLEQHELSTRKARDAYRQQFDIGQRTLLDVLDTENELFDAARSLVNARIDREIAVARVLAQTHQLLPTLKLAPLQGDINTNEFGGGELTDEQIGCALNLPDSSAQYAEPLPLAPLKQGAPDAVPRSIEPAAVKPVSSAPVAPQSLQQSIDGWAKDWSNKNVQGYLARYGSEFKPEGGLDRASWEAQRGDRLNRPGAITVKLEDMKVLKQSSRAAEVQFTQHYAAAGYSDSVQKQLILQQEKDGWKIVRERVLD, encoded by the coding sequence ATGCGATGCCGACCGTTGTTACTCGCTCTCTCCCTGGCCTTGGCCGGGACCGCTCAAGCAACCACGCTCGATCAAGCCGTCGAAAAGACCATCCTGCGCAACCCGGATGTAAAGACCCGCTGGTACCAGTTCCGCGCCAGTAGCGAAGCACAGCGTGTTGCCGAAGGCGGCTTCCTGCCCCGCGTCGACCTGCAGGCCGGTGCCGGTCAGGTCTGGCAACATGATGAGGGTAGCAGCAAGGATAACTATTACAACCCGAGCGCCACGCTCTCGTTGCGCCAGTTGCTGTTCGATGGCTTCGCCACCCGCGATCAGGTTCGGCGCCTCGGCTACGACAAGCAATCCGCCTATTTCGAACTGCTGGCGAGTTCCGATGAATTCGCGCTGCAGGCTGTGGCCGCCTACTACGACGTGCTGCGTTATCGCGAACAGGCCGATCTGGCCCGACGCAACCTGGCAACCCACCAGGATATCTACAAGCTGATCGAGGAGCGCACCCAGGCCGGCGTTGGCCGTCGGGTCGACCTCGAGCAGGCTGCCGGTCGCCTGGCTCTGGCCGAATCCAACCTGATGACCGAACAGGCCAACCTCTACGATGTGTCGGCACGCTATGCCCGGCTGGTCGGCGAAGAGGCCGACGAGCTGACCCGTCCGGCTTCGCTCGATACCGCGCTGCCGCAGGCCAGCGAACTGCTGTCCCTGGCGGTGAAGCAGAATCCGTCGTTCCAGGCCTCGGTTGCGGCCATCCGCGCGGCACGTGCCGGGGTGGGCGTGAGCAAGTCTGGCTACTACCCGACACTGGAGCTGCAGGCGAGCCAGGGTTACGAGCGCAATCAGGACGGTGTCGATGGAGACTACCGGACCAGCCGCGTGATGCTGATGCTCAACTACAACCTGTTCAGTGGCGGCGCCGACCGCGCCCGCGAGCGGCAATCGCTGGAGCAGCTGAATGCGTCGTTCGAAGTGCGCGACAAGGCCTGCCGCGACATCCGTCAGAGCACGGCCATTGCCTGGAACGATGTGCAGCGGCTCAATCGCCAGCTGACCTACCTCGAGCAGCACGAGCTGTCCACGCGCAAGGCGCGTGATGCCTATCGCCAGCAATTTGATATCGGCCAGCGTACCTTGCTCGACGTGCTCGATACCGAGAACGAACTGTTCGATGCGGCGCGCTCGCTGGTCAATGCCCGCATCGATCGCGAAATCGCAGTGGCGCGCGTGCTGGCACAAACTCACCAGCTGCTACCGACGCTGAAGCTGGCGCCGCTGCAAGGCGACATCAACACCAACGAATTCGGCGGCGGCGAACTCACCGACGAGCAGATCGGCTGCGCGCTCAACCTGCCGGACAGCTCGGCGCAGTATGCCGAGCCGCTGCCGCTGGCGCCGCTGAAACAGGGCGCGCCCGATGCCGTGCCGCGTAGCATCGAGCCGGCCGCGGTCAAGCCGGTGTCTTCTGCCCCGGTTGCGCCGCAGTCGCTGCAGCAGTCGATCGACGGCTGGGCCAAGGATTGGTCGAACAAGAACGTGCAGGGCTACCTCGCCCGCTACGGCAGTGAGTTCAAGCCCGAAGGTGGGCTTGATCGCGCGAGCTGGGAAGCGCAGCGCGGCGACCGGCTGAATCGGCCCGGCGCGATCACCGTGAAGCTTGAGGACATGAAGGTACTCAAGCAATCGTCGCGTGCGGCCGAGGTCCAGTTCACCCAGCATTACGCCGCAGCTGGCTACAGCGACAGCGTGCAGAAGCAGCTGATCCTGCAGCAGGAAAAGGACGGCTGGAAGATCGTGCGCGAGCGCGTACTCGATTGA
- a CDS encoding transglutaminase-like cysteine peptidase: MWFSSGYRIKPFPVFSGFLTILLSLGLALAAVNTARMQAFLGERFGSKPITLYTDWRRLIGELRGAPDDVRLARINDLFNRHIAFLDDSALWGEADYWATPLETIGKMGGDCEDFTIAKYFTLVEAGVEPAKLRLTYVKARIGGPQSKVTQAHMVLTYYDTPQAEPLVLDNLIGEIRPASRRPDLLPVFSFNRDGVYVGGAAPAPVERLSRWTNLLLRMQAQGYDP, encoded by the coding sequence GTGTGGTTTAGTTCCGGTTACCGGATAAAACCTTTCCCAGTATTCAGCGGATTTCTTACAATCCTGCTGTCGCTGGGCCTTGCCCTTGCCGCCGTCAACACCGCGCGCATGCAGGCCTTTCTTGGCGAGCGCTTCGGCAGCAAGCCCATCACCCTGTATACCGACTGGCGTCGCTTGATCGGCGAGCTGCGTGGCGCGCCCGACGACGTACGGCTGGCCCGCATCAATGATCTCTTCAACCGCCATATCGCCTTTCTAGACGACAGTGCGCTCTGGGGTGAAGCCGACTACTGGGCGACACCGCTGGAAACCATCGGCAAGATGGGCGGTGATTGCGAGGATTTCACCATTGCCAAGTACTTCACCCTGGTCGAGGCCGGGGTCGAGCCGGCCAAGCTGCGCCTCACCTACGTCAAGGCCCGCATCGGCGGGCCACAAAGCAAGGTGACCCAGGCGCACATGGTACTGACCTATTACGACACCCCGCAGGCCGAGCCGCTGGTACTCGACAACCTGATCGGCGAGATCCGCCCGGCCTCGCGCCGGCCGGACCTGCTGCCGGTGTTCAGCTTCAACCGCGACGGCGTGTATGTCGGCGGCGCGGCCCCTGCGCCGGTCGAACGACTGTCGCGCTGGACCAATCTGCTACTGCGCATGCAGGCGCAGGGCTACGATCCTTGA